In Nitrobacteraceae bacterium AZCC 1564, the following proteins share a genomic window:
- a CDS encoding ubiquinone biosynthesis UbiH/UbiF/VisC/COQ6 family hydroxylase (product_source=TIGR01988; cath_funfam=3.50.50.60; cog=COG0654; pfam=PF01494; superfamily=51905; tigrfam=TIGR01988): MSPARLASLTVGKYLVLNQSSWEIQRSITQLIDVICASTYNLDTDVVIIGAGPTGLSMAHVLAQAGIRVALLERQSREALANVVFDGRDIALTHESRRLMTAWGLWDHIPSEEISDLRHARVFDGSSVHSMDVRAEFGGKSQLGWMVSNHLIRQAAYANIVGNDAIRLLDEVKVEHVATDDRGCTVRLADGRIMSGKLLIAADSRFSETRRALGIPARMKDYGKSMMVFRVQLDVPHDHIAWEWFGYGQTRALLPLNGNQASVVLTLPHSQMQRLQTLDNDALDREIERRFEHRLGAMKRCSVTTVYPLVGVYSASFHARRFALIGDAAVGMHPVTAHGFNLGLVSVKLLSERLIAAHRAGQNFAAPSLLESHTRAHRRVSLPLYAATNLVVSLYTNDHGPARVLRGAALRAANAFAPFKRMIASQITG; encoded by the coding sequence ATGTCTCCCGCCCGTCTGGCTTCGCTGACCGTCGGCAAATACCTTGTCCTAAATCAAAGTTCTTGGGAGATTCAGCGCAGTATAACGCAGCTCATTGATGTGATCTGCGCGAGTACCTACAACTTGGATACGGATGTCGTTATTATTGGGGCTGGTCCGACCGGCCTGAGCATGGCCCACGTTCTGGCGCAGGCTGGCATACGCGTGGCGCTGTTGGAGCGGCAATCCCGCGAGGCACTTGCCAATGTTGTTTTTGACGGCCGCGATATCGCGCTGACTCACGAGTCGCGCCGCCTCATGACGGCCTGGGGGCTTTGGGATCACATCCCGTCAGAAGAGATCTCCGACTTAAGACATGCTCGCGTGTTCGACGGCTCGTCGGTGCACAGCATGGATGTGCGCGCCGAGTTTGGCGGCAAGAGCCAACTTGGCTGGATGGTGTCCAACCACCTGATCCGTCAGGCGGCCTACGCCAACATCGTCGGCAATGATGCTATTCGGCTGCTGGATGAGGTTAAGGTCGAGCATGTCGCCACCGACGACCGGGGCTGCACGGTCAGGCTGGCCGACGGCCGCATCATGAGCGGCAAACTGCTGATCGCAGCCGACAGCCGTTTCTCCGAAACGAGGCGCGCGCTCGGCATTCCCGCGCGAATGAAGGACTACGGAAAGAGCATGATGGTGTTCCGTGTCCAGCTCGATGTGCCTCACGACCACATTGCGTGGGAGTGGTTCGGTTACGGCCAGACGCGCGCATTGCTGCCTCTCAATGGCAACCAGGCGTCCGTCGTATTGACGCTGCCGCACAGCCAAATGCAGAGACTGCAGACGCTCGACAATGACGCCCTTGACCGGGAAATCGAGCGCCGCTTCGAGCATCGCCTGGGCGCCATGAAGCGCTGCAGCGTGACCACAGTCTATCCGCTGGTCGGTGTTTATTCGGCAAGCTTCCATGCGCGTCGCTTCGCCCTAATTGGCGACGCAGCCGTTGGCATGCATCCGGTGACCGCGCACGGTTTTAACCTTGGCCTGGTCAGCGTCAAACTGCTGTCCGAGCGTCTGATCGCCGCCCATCGCGCTGGCCAGAACTTCGCCGCCCCGTCGCTTCTCGAAAGCCACACGCGGGCGCACCGGCGTGTCAGTCTGCCGCTCTACGCCGCCACCAATCTGGTGGTGTCTTTATATACCAATGATCATGGCCCGGCGCGTGTGCTGCGTGGCGCCGCGCTGCGTGCGGCTAATGCATTCGCGCCCTTCAAGCGCATGATTGCTTCGCAAATCACGGGCTGA
- a CDS encoding tripartite-type tricarboxylate transporter receptor subunit TctC (product_source=COG3181; cath_funfam=3.40.190.10; cog=COG3181; pfam=PF03401; superfamily=53850; transmembrane_helix_parts=Inside_1_12,TMhelix_13_35,Outside_36_332) produces the protein MTAIIKCVSRRQVLIGGAGAGVLALSGRYAHAAAGAWPSRVVKMISPYGAGGSNDISLRILSEYVGQRVDQQFVVENKPGAGTRIANEFVAHAVPDGYTFLYAAAPYITAEALFGKLNYERKELRPVAMAVLAPLFLIVNADTQIKTVQDLIAYGKSKKDGLTFGSPGPGSQPHPAAELLFKEAGVKGLNVPFRGDNSAYTELLAGRVDATLTAISAALPHIESGKLRVLGTASEQRSAIYPSAPTLREQGLSKVIAAGWFGFMAPAATPEPIIERLQAEVMRALSDDTVKQKLLAQGLEAYVKSGADFGAFIDRETEKWGGLIREAGLKGE, from the coding sequence ATGACCGCTATTATAAAGTGTGTGTCGCGGCGACAGGTTCTAATCGGTGGCGCTGGTGCGGGGGTGCTCGCTCTCTCTGGTCGATACGCCCACGCGGCAGCAGGCGCGTGGCCCTCGCGCGTGGTCAAGATGATCTCGCCTTATGGCGCGGGCGGCTCCAACGATATCTCGCTGCGGATCCTCAGCGAATATGTCGGCCAGCGGGTTGATCAGCAGTTCGTGGTCGAGAACAAGCCGGGCGCGGGCACACGCATCGCCAACGAGTTCGTCGCCCACGCGGTCCCCGATGGCTACACGTTTCTCTATGCGGCGGCGCCTTACATCACGGCGGAAGCTTTGTTCGGCAAGCTCAACTATGAGCGCAAGGAGCTTCGCCCTGTCGCGATGGCGGTGCTCGCGCCGCTGTTCTTGATTGTGAATGCGGACACGCAGATCAAAACGGTGCAGGACCTGATCGCCTACGGCAAGTCAAAGAAAGACGGGCTGACATTCGGCTCACCGGGGCCGGGCTCGCAGCCGCATCCTGCGGCAGAACTGCTGTTCAAGGAAGCGGGCGTGAAAGGTCTCAACGTGCCGTTCCGCGGCGATAATTCTGCCTATACGGAGCTGCTCGCAGGCCGCGTCGATGCGACGCTGACTGCGATCAGCGCAGCGCTGCCTCACATCGAGAGCGGCAAGCTGCGCGTGCTGGGCACGGCATCGGAACAACGCAGCGCGATTTATCCCTCGGCGCCGACGCTGCGCGAGCAGGGGTTGTCGAAAGTGATCGCGGCAGGATGGTTCGGCTTCATGGCACCGGCTGCGACGCCAGAGCCGATCATCGAGCGTCTGCAAGCGGAAGTGATGCGTGCGCTTTCCGATGATACGGTGAAACAGAAATTATTGGCGCAGGGCCTTGAAGCTTATGTCAAATCAGGCGCTGACTTCGGCGCGTTCATTGATCGAGAGACCGAGAAGTGGGGCGGCCTGATCCGCGAGGCCGGCCTCAAGGGAGAGTGA
- a CDS encoding carbon monoxide dehydrogenase subunit G (product_source=COG3427; cath_funfam=3.30.530.20; cog=COG3427; ko=KO:K09386; pfam=PF06240; superfamily=55961) — protein sequence MEMNDSQRIPAAKEKVWAALNDPEVLKACIPGCQSLDVTAPNEMTATVVFKVGPVRATFGGKVTLSDINPPNSYRISGEGSGGVAGFAKGGAAVRLEAEGDDVTILHYTVDAQVGGKIAQLGGRLIDSTAKKLAGEFFETFAEKVSGVALPDDSAAKPGWFAKITGTSAVVALLALTGANWCCVTGVHHHAQFMPGEICSHVPSVDRS from the coding sequence ATGGAAATGAATGACAGCCAGCGAATTCCCGCGGCGAAAGAAAAAGTATGGGCTGCGCTCAACGATCCGGAGGTGCTGAAAGCCTGCATTCCCGGCTGCCAGTCGCTCGACGTGACGGCGCCGAATGAAATGACCGCGACGGTGGTTTTCAAGGTCGGTCCGGTTCGGGCAACGTTCGGCGGAAAGGTGACGTTGTCGGACATCAATCCGCCCAACAGCTACCGGATTTCCGGCGAAGGGTCGGGCGGCGTGGCGGGCTTTGCGAAAGGTGGCGCGGCGGTGCGTCTTGAGGCGGAAGGCGATGATGTCACCATCCTGCACTACACGGTCGATGCGCAAGTCGGCGGCAAGATTGCGCAGCTTGGCGGACGTCTGATCGACTCAACGGCGAAGAAGCTCGCGGGCGAGTTCTTCGAGACGTTTGCGGAGAAGGTGAGCGGTGTGGCGCTGCCAGACGACAGCGCGGCAAAGCCTGGCTGGTTCGCAAAGATCACCGGAACATCCGCCGTCGTCGCTCTGCTTGCGCTCACCGGCGCAAACTGGTGCTGCGTGACAGGCGTGCATCATCACGCGCAATTTATGCCCGGCGAAATCTGCAGCCACGTGCCATCGGTGGATCGCAGTTGA